The Nostoc cf. commune SO-36 genomic sequence AAAAACACCATCTCTCAAAGAAGAATTGCTAATAGCTAAAGATCCGCAGCACTTCGTCAACATAGCTGCCGAAAATGGTTATTACTTTTCTGTATGTGAGTTAGCTTGGCTATTAATTGAAATCAAATCATCGTCAGATTTAGTCTCTATTAACAATAGCGTTGGAGAAATTTTTACGGTGTCAAGCTACGGCAGAGTTGAAACAGGATACTGGATTTGGCTGGCAGAATACTGGGGAATCGTGCCACCATTCTGTCATCGGGATAAGCCGAGTACTTTTGTATCTGAAAATAACAACTATCCTTTTTTACTTGATCAGTGTTTCTTACCCAAGAGTTACTTTAGTC encodes the following:
- a CDS encoding Nif11-like leader peptide family natural product precursor, with translation MYYQIWNFFLKEDKYIYWKEQIKANKNFDKVTWQKVIDFLSLVEQTFQLKSQLAETDSLEPFLKLATENGYSLTAEELAWFLITRRQIWDLFDFAQKTPSLKEELLIAKDPQHFVNIAAENGYYFSVCELAWLLIEIKSSSDLVSINNSVGEIFTVSSYGRVETGYWIWLAEYWGIVPPFCHRDKPSTFVSENNNYPFLLDQCFLPKSYFSQRLMAISNS